In the Deltaproteobacteria bacterium genome, GGCGAGTTACGCGTCGGCTCATACGACGACTGCACCGTCGAGATCGCACGCTGCGACAGCCGGGTCTTCACCACCGGGGCGTGCATTCGTCGAGCAGGATCTTCAACCGCTCTTCGCGAGGCGCCGCAGGGTACCCCGCCAGTGCTCGAGCACCTGGACGGCCTGCTCACACCTCACCGCCGGGAAGTTGTCGAGAAACTCGTCGAGGCTGAGCCCGGCCTCGAGGTTGTCGATCAGGGCATCGACGGGAACGCGCGTGCCGCGGAA is a window encoding:
- a CDS encoding DUF433 domain-containing protein; this translates as MPLVIDEAELRQLRVSADPKVVGGALVFRGTRVPVDALIDNLEAGLSLDEFLDNFPAVRCEQAVQVLEHWRGTLRRLAKSG